One genomic segment of Pandoraea thiooxydans includes these proteins:
- a CDS encoding tetratricopeptide repeat-containing sulfotransferase family protein — protein MSTFLSSPETLSIPEALARAHAHWEAGQADQAEQYCQRVLAVWPGQTDALHLLGLMAHAYGNLDVAIAHIRQACMAPRVPAVYWSNLAEMYRQKARLSEAEEAARRAVAIDPALAVGWNNLGIVLQEAGKLQESLAGLERVITLRPDWAEAHNNLANTARRLGRMDFAEQHYRQALTLNPNYAEAHCNLAFLLSTQGRYDEAASRAQCAIDINPRMIEAYVNLADVEVCRGRHDAALRTLDMLVVFAPRHPTALLARAKVLRQLDRLDDALAIATEAVSVAPQTADAHYVLALVCQALGRADEALVHFEQAAQLPGTVTEQALIGRAGLLLEDGREPEALIAFDQALKAFPESVPARASRAVIRRFEAGDPDIAALEAAVAQSGYRPLAEQIAAHFALGKAYLDIDDPEQAFRHFEEGNRQKRATFSYDTSLTEQWMERLALALSPARYERLHGAGEPSELPIFIIGMPCSGTALVDRVLRSHPRAARAGELSALRLAIEGAGVFPDWVCALDDAGVQTALRQCGQAYLTRVSPLAQGRAHLIDKAPGNFLYAGLIPLILPGARIVHVRRDPVNTCLACYTELVDGPYPFAYDQTELGLFYRHYERLMAHWRAILPREHLIETDYEAVIGNLEGEARRLIDFLDLPWNDACLSWREQSRGMTRIVNPNQIEQPPRKSPQSRWHAYAPYLGPLLEALEIAAP, from the coding sequence ATGTCGACCTTTCTCAGCAGCCCGGAAACCCTGAGCATCCCTGAGGCGCTCGCGCGCGCGCATGCCCACTGGGAAGCAGGCCAGGCCGACCAGGCCGAGCAATATTGTCAACGCGTGCTCGCCGTTTGGCCCGGCCAGACCGATGCGCTGCACCTGCTGGGCCTGATGGCACATGCGTATGGCAATCTCGACGTCGCGATCGCCCATATTCGCCAAGCCTGCATGGCGCCGCGCGTGCCGGCCGTCTATTGGAGCAACCTCGCCGAGATGTATCGCCAGAAAGCTCGATTGAGCGAAGCCGAGGAGGCCGCGCGGCGCGCCGTGGCGATCGACCCGGCACTGGCGGTGGGCTGGAACAACTTGGGCATCGTGTTACAGGAGGCCGGCAAACTCCAGGAGAGCCTTGCCGGCCTGGAGCGGGTCATCACGCTGCGCCCGGACTGGGCCGAAGCCCATAACAATCTGGCGAACACCGCACGGCGTCTGGGCCGCATGGATTTTGCCGAACAACATTATCGCCAGGCGCTAACGCTCAACCCCAACTATGCCGAAGCGCACTGCAACCTGGCCTTCCTGCTGTCTACGCAGGGGCGTTACGACGAAGCGGCCTCACGGGCGCAGTGCGCGATCGACATCAATCCGCGCATGATCGAGGCCTATGTGAATCTGGCTGACGTGGAGGTCTGCCGGGGCCGTCACGATGCGGCGCTGCGTACCCTCGACATGCTTGTCGTATTCGCGCCGCGCCATCCCACCGCGCTGCTGGCACGCGCCAAGGTCCTGCGCCAACTCGATCGTCTCGACGACGCATTGGCCATCGCAACCGAGGCCGTGTCGGTGGCCCCGCAGACGGCCGACGCGCATTACGTGCTCGCCCTGGTATGCCAGGCGCTCGGGCGCGCCGATGAGGCATTGGTGCACTTCGAGCAAGCCGCGCAACTGCCAGGCACAGTGACCGAGCAAGCGCTGATCGGGCGCGCCGGGCTATTGCTCGAAGATGGTCGCGAGCCTGAGGCCCTTATCGCATTCGACCAGGCGCTGAAGGCCTTTCCGGAATCGGTGCCGGCTCGGGCCAGTCGCGCCGTCATCCGTCGTTTCGAGGCCGGCGATCCTGATATCGCGGCACTCGAAGCGGCCGTTGCCCAGAGCGGATATCGCCCGCTCGCGGAACAGATCGCGGCTCATTTCGCCCTCGGCAAAGCCTACCTGGACATCGACGATCCGGAGCAAGCCTTTCGGCACTTCGAGGAGGGCAACCGTCAGAAGCGCGCGACGTTCAGCTACGACACAAGCTTGACCGAGCAGTGGATGGAACGCTTGGCCCTGGCCCTCTCGCCGGCGCGGTATGAGCGATTGCATGGCGCGGGCGAGCCGTCCGAGCTGCCCATATTCATTATCGGCATGCCCTGTTCGGGTACCGCCCTGGTCGACCGGGTTCTCCGCTCTCACCCTCGGGCTGCCCGCGCAGGCGAGCTGTCCGCGCTGCGTTTGGCCATTGAGGGCGCCGGGGTCTTTCCGGACTGGGTCTGCGCGCTCGACGACGCAGGTGTCCAAACCGCGCTGCGCCAATGCGGGCAGGCATATCTGACACGCGTGAGTCCGCTCGCCCAGGGCCGAGCCCATTTGATCGACAAAGCACCCGGCAATTTTTTGTACGCAGGATTGATTCCGCTGATACTGCCCGGCGCTCGCATCGTTCACGTCAGGCGCGACCCGGTAAATACCTGCCTGGCCTGCTACACCGAACTGGTGGACGGGCCGTACCCATTTGCATACGACCAGACCGAGCTTGGCCTGTTCTATCGCCATTACGAACGACTCATGGCACACTGGCGCGCGATATTGCCGCGCGAGCATCTCATCGAAACCGATTATGAGGCGGTGATCGGCAATCTCGAAGGCGAAGCCCGGCGGCTGATCGATTTCCTCGACCTGCCCTGGAACGACGCCTGCCTGAGCTGGCGCGAGCAAAGCCGCGGTATGACCCGCATTGTGAACCCCAACCAGATCGAACAGCCGCCCCGCAAATCGCCGCAAAGCCGCTGGCACGCATACGCGCCTTACCTTGGCCCGCTGCTCGAAGCGCTCGAGATCGCCGCCCCATGA
- a CDS encoding autotransporter outer membrane beta-barrel domain-containing protein — MAHTATASYITITNTSTVVGQLTQGIATDGNFNLLSIASTGGIISPDYGIYNLSSTITNVLNDSTISGSTGGIFNSGTIVTLDNSGNGIILGGPTGVINSGMVGTLTNGGTISGTSSGVTNSGNIGVLTNSAGGLISSGTIGTTLLGVDNSGTIGTLTNDGTIFGSTYGINNTANIGVLDNVGGGASIHGANTGIFVSSSGSIGTLANSGAIDGNSFGVVSYGTIGTLTNTGTISSNGIGVGIAFNSPVGALINEGVITGSSYGLYNNANIGTLSNSGTISSAGVALKDNGSFGQITNSGVIAGNIQNTSSYDLTIDGGSGAIFGSLTGYSGGSVGTITSTGANVAFSAGNLLLNDNINVGTHAVNNNGTAVLQVNRPVTITGNYNQAGGTLQVGAAGTTTGQYGELVVTGNTAMTSGAVSLVPNGYALAAGQRYVVVDTAGTANYGSGLTYSAGTITATGSSTTASGHTYLVVTLSNPTPTPTPTPTPTPTPTPAPAAQPSVPNAIASLGGLLSYTGVADPELLNLFNAAQGSLSTGSTDTANRIGKQLGAPRIGWAPAAPTFSALNVVGSHLNTLRLSQAGGQSGVSTGEGPPPWGVWGQTYGGHASASERDHVDGYSANYGGLLLGADRALNERWRAGGALTYSNTRINNSGDTAGDTTRVNAYGLIGYASYSGNPWYVNLSGAMVQQRYDTTRAVNFQGFSGIANGSFSGQQYVARAEFGYPLALGNVALTPLASLTYSYLNQSAYTESGGNGAALSVDASHASSVKSSLGARLSRGFSTRYGELVPALQMQWIHEYNRTRQVTGADFAGDPTGQTAFTTVGATPVSDLADITLGATLLRANNLSVSVRYEIQAAPGFMSQTGTLRLRQLF; from the coding sequence ATGGCCCATACGGCGACTGCCAGTTATATAACGATTACCAACACCAGCACCGTCGTTGGACAGCTCACCCAAGGCATCGCCACAGATGGCAACTTCAACCTGTTGTCCATCGCCAGTACGGGTGGAATCATCTCGCCGGACTATGGCATTTACAATTTGTCCAGCACGATCACCAACGTGCTCAACGACAGCACCATCTCAGGCAGCACCGGCGGCATCTTCAACAGCGGCACCATCGTTACGTTGGACAATTCGGGCAACGGCATCATTCTCGGCGGCCCGACAGGCGTCATCAACAGCGGTATGGTCGGCACGCTGACCAACGGCGGCACCATCTCAGGCACGTCCTCAGGCGTCACCAACAGCGGCAACATCGGCGTACTGACCAATTCGGCCGGCGGGCTGATCAGCAGCGGCACCATTGGGACGACCCTGCTCGGGGTCGACAACAGCGGCACCATCGGCACGCTGACCAATGACGGCACCATTTTTGGCAGCACCTATGGCATCAACAACACAGCCAATATCGGCGTGCTGGACAACGTCGGCGGCGGCGCCTCCATCCATGGAGCAAACACTGGCATCTTCGTATCCAGCAGCGGCTCGATCGGCACGCTTGCCAACAGCGGCGCCATCGACGGCAATAGTTTCGGTGTCGTCAGCTACGGCACGATCGGCACGCTGACCAACACCGGCACGATCAGCAGCAACGGGATCGGCGTGGGCATCGCCTTCAATTCACCCGTCGGGGCACTGATCAACGAAGGCGTGATTACCGGGTCCAGCTACGGCCTGTACAACAACGCAAATATCGGCACGCTGTCCAACAGCGGCACGATTTCCAGCGCGGGCGTCGCCCTCAAGGATAACGGGTCGTTTGGCCAGATCACCAACTCGGGTGTCATCGCAGGCAACATCCAGAACACGTCCAGCTACGATCTCACCATCGACGGCGGCTCAGGCGCGATATTTGGCTCGCTGACCGGCTACAGCGGCGGATCGGTCGGCACCATAACCAGCACCGGCGCGAACGTGGCCTTCAGCGCGGGCAATCTGCTGCTCAACGACAACATCAACGTCGGCACTCACGCTGTCAACAACAACGGAACGGCTGTGCTGCAGGTCAACCGGCCTGTCACGATCACGGGCAACTACAATCAGGCCGGTGGCACGCTGCAGGTGGGGGCAGCCGGGACCACCACGGGCCAATACGGCGAACTTGTCGTCACCGGCAACACGGCGATGACCTCAGGGGCGGTAAGCCTCGTGCCGAACGGTTATGCGTTGGCTGCCGGGCAGCGCTATGTCGTTGTCGACACGGCAGGCACAGCGAACTATGGATCCGGCCTGACCTATTCGGCCGGCACGATAACCGCCACTGGTTCTTCGACCACAGCCTCAGGGCACACGTATCTGGTGGTGACGCTGAGTAATCCAACACCGACGCCCACGCCGACGCCAACGCCGACCCCCACACCGACGCCCGCGCCGGCGGCGCAGCCAAGCGTGCCCAATGCGATAGCCTCGCTCGGCGGGTTGCTGAGCTACACAGGCGTTGCCGACCCCGAGTTATTGAATCTATTCAACGCCGCACAGGGTTCGCTCAGCACCGGCTCGACGGACACCGCTAACCGCATCGGCAAGCAGCTAGGCGCACCCCGGATAGGTTGGGCGCCCGCCGCGCCGACGTTCAGTGCGCTGAACGTGGTGGGATCACACCTCAATACCCTGCGCCTGTCGCAGGCCGGTGGCCAAAGCGGTGTGTCGACCGGCGAAGGTCCGCCGCCTTGGGGCGTATGGGGACAAACCTACGGCGGTCACGCAAGTGCGAGCGAGCGCGATCATGTGGACGGTTACAGTGCGAACTATGGCGGCCTGCTGCTCGGCGCGGATCGGGCTCTCAATGAGCGCTGGCGGGCCGGCGGCGCGCTCACTTACAGCAATACGCGGATCAACAATAGCGGCGACACAGCCGGCGACACGACCCGCGTCAACGCTTATGGCCTGATCGGTTACGCAAGCTACTCGGGCAATCCCTGGTACGTCAATCTCTCGGGCGCCATGGTGCAGCAGCGATATGACACCACCCGCGCGGTGAACTTCCAGGGATTCTCGGGCATCGCCAACGGAAGCTTCAGTGGCCAACAATACGTCGCGCGAGCGGAGTTCGGGTATCCGCTGGCACTGGGCAACGTTGCGCTCACGCCGCTGGCGAGCCTGACCTACAGTTACCTGAACCAGAGTGCGTATACGGAAAGCGGCGGCAATGGCGCCGCGCTGTCGGTCGACGCGAGTCATGCCAGTTCAGTCAAGAGCAGCCTCGGCGCAAGACTGTCGCGCGGCTTCTCGACCCGCTACGGAGAACTCGTGCCGGCGCTGCAGATGCAATGGATTCACGAGTACAACCGGACGCGGCAAGTCACGGGCGCCGATTTCGCGGGCGACCCGACCGGCCAGACTGCGTTCACGACGGTTGGGGCGACACCGGTGTCCGACCTGGCCGACATCACGCTGGGGGCTACGCTGCTGCGCGCGAACAATCTGAGCGTGTCAGTGCGTTACGAAATACAGGCCGCACCCGGCTTCATGTCGCAGACCGGCACCCTGCGTCTGAGGCAGCTGTTCTGA
- a CDS encoding acyl-CoA dehydrogenase gives MSYTAPVKDMLFVMKELAGLDEIAALPGFEDATEETARAVLDESARLCGEVLAPLNAEGDKNPSSLKDGMVTATPGFREAFQQYAEGGWQGLQHPADYDGQGLPKLVATPCIEMLNAANTSFALCPLLTDGAIEALLTAGSEEQKQRYVPKLISGQWTGTMNLTEPQAGSDLALVRTRAEPQGDGTYRIFGTKIFITWGEHDMAENIVHLVLARLPDAPDGVKGISLFIIPKFMVDQDGSLGARNDVHCVSIEHKLGIKASPTAVLQFGDHGGAIGYLVGEVNCGLEYMFIMMNATRFAVGVQGVALADRAYQRAVAYAKERVQSRPVDGSAKAAVTIIHHPDVRRMLGTMRALTEGARALAYVTAAHSDIAHHHPDAAVRADHQAVYEYLVPVVKGWSTELAIDVTSLGVQVHGGMGYIEETGAAQHLRDARILPIYEGTTAIQANDLVGRKTLRDGGAVATRLLAAVSQTLDALAAREEPDFESMREHLTKGHRSLATAIDFILANAKRDPNAVFAGSVPYLKLAGIVLCGWQMARALLAASSDETRDAAFCSAKIATARFYAEHILPQATALEISITSAKGMQGVLALSEEQF, from the coding sequence ATGAGCTACACCGCCCCTGTGAAGGACATGCTGTTCGTTATGAAAGAGCTGGCCGGTCTCGACGAGATCGCTGCGCTACCGGGTTTCGAGGACGCGACCGAGGAAACGGCTCGCGCCGTGCTCGACGAATCGGCCAGGCTGTGCGGCGAAGTGCTCGCGCCATTGAACGCCGAAGGTGACAAAAATCCGAGCAGTTTGAAGGACGGCATGGTCACCGCGACGCCAGGCTTCAGGGAAGCATTCCAGCAGTATGCCGAGGGCGGCTGGCAGGGCCTGCAGCATCCGGCCGACTATGACGGGCAGGGCCTGCCCAAGCTGGTGGCGACGCCCTGCATCGAGATGCTCAATGCCGCGAACACGTCGTTCGCGCTGTGCCCGCTGCTGACCGACGGCGCCATCGAGGCGCTGTTGACCGCCGGCAGCGAGGAGCAAAAGCAGCGCTACGTGCCGAAGCTGATCTCCGGCCAATGGACCGGCACGATGAACCTTACCGAGCCGCAGGCGGGGTCCGATCTCGCGCTGGTACGCACGCGTGCCGAGCCGCAAGGCGACGGGACCTATCGCATCTTCGGCACGAAAATTTTCATCACCTGGGGCGAACACGACATGGCCGAGAACATCGTGCATCTCGTGCTCGCGCGTCTGCCCGATGCGCCGGACGGCGTAAAGGGCATCTCGCTGTTCATCATACCGAAGTTCATGGTCGATCAGGACGGCTCGCTGGGCGCGCGCAACGACGTGCATTGCGTCTCGATCGAGCACAAGCTCGGCATCAAGGCGAGTCCGACCGCGGTACTGCAATTCGGCGATCACGGCGGCGCCATCGGCTATCTGGTCGGCGAGGTCAACTGCGGCCTCGAATACATGTTCATCATGATGAACGCGACGCGCTTCGCAGTCGGCGTACAGGGCGTTGCGCTCGCCGATCGCGCATACCAGCGAGCGGTCGCGTATGCGAAGGAGCGCGTGCAAAGCCGCCCCGTGGACGGCTCCGCAAAGGCGGCCGTGACGATCATCCATCATCCGGACGTGCGCCGCATGCTGGGGACGATGCGCGCCCTGACCGAAGGCGCCCGCGCGCTCGCCTATGTCACCGCGGCGCACAGCGACATCGCGCATCATCACCCCGATGCCGCGGTACGCGCCGATCATCAGGCCGTCTACGAGTACCTCGTGCCGGTGGTCAAGGGCTGGAGCACGGAACTGGCGATCGACGTCACCAGCCTGGGCGTACAGGTCCATGGCGGGATGGGCTACATCGAGGAAACCGGCGCCGCGCAACACCTGCGCGATGCGCGCATCCTGCCGATCTACGAAGGCACCACGGCGATCCAGGCCAACGATCTGGTCGGGCGCAAGACGCTGCGCGACGGCGGCGCAGTCGCGACACGGCTTCTCGCCGCCGTGTCGCAGACCCTCGACGCACTCGCGGCACGCGAAGAGCCCGATTTCGAATCGATGCGCGAGCACCTCACCAAAGGCCATCGGTCGCTTGCGACCGCGATCGACTTCATTCTGGCGAACGCGAAGCGCGACCCGAACGCGGTGTTCGCCGGCAGCGTTCCATACCTGAAGCTCGCGGGCATCGTCCTGTGCGGCTGGCAGATGGCGCGTGCGCTGCTGGCGGCGTCATCCGACGAAACGCGCGATGCGGCCTTCTGCAGCGCAAAAATCGCGACCGCGCGCTTTTACGCCGAACACATCCTGCCTCAGGCGACGGCGCTCGAAATCTCGATCACCAGCGCAAAGGGCATGCAGGGCGTGCTGGCACTGTCGGAGGAGCAGTTCTGA
- a CDS encoding acyl-CoA synthetase yields the protein MTHMFDEGLDRREANYVPLTPIEFIARAADVYGDRLAVVHGDVRRTWGETYERARRLASALQRAGIARGDTVAVLLPNIPAMVEAHFGVPMSGGVLNTLNTRLDVASLLFMLRHGEARLLIVDTEFGELARRAAIEFPQLRIVSVSDVMHADPHAFARSIDYEAFLQEGDPRFSYKLPADEWDAIALNYTSGTTGDPKGVVYHHRGAYLNALSNILEWDMPKHAVYLWTLPMFHCNGWCFPWTIAARAGVNVCLRKFDAATVFDLIRREQVTHYCGAPIVQSALANAPAQWREGLDHRVSTMVAGAAPSPSMIASMKKIGFDLTHVYGLTEVYGPASVCAKQERWEALDDDERARLNARQGVRYHLQSAVAVLDPQTLEPVPPDGETVGEIMFRGNICMKGYLKNERATEEAFRGGWFHTGDLGVQAPDGYVRIKDRSKDIIISGGENISSIEIEDTLYRHPAVSVAAVVAMPDPKWGEVPCAFVELKEGIDASADELIAHCRLFLAGYKLPKAIHIGEVPKTSTGKIQKFELRARVGSERAIDLAGNTPSASAKKD from the coding sequence ATGACGCACATGTTCGATGAGGGGCTCGATCGCCGGGAGGCCAACTACGTTCCCCTCACGCCCATCGAGTTTATCGCGCGAGCGGCCGACGTTTATGGAGACCGCCTTGCGGTCGTTCACGGCGACGTGCGCCGCACCTGGGGCGAGACCTACGAGCGCGCCAGGCGTCTTGCCAGTGCGCTGCAGCGAGCCGGAATCGCCCGGGGCGACACCGTGGCGGTATTGCTGCCGAACATTCCCGCGATGGTCGAAGCCCATTTCGGCGTGCCGATGTCGGGCGGGGTGCTCAACACGCTGAACACGCGTCTTGACGTCGCATCGCTACTGTTCATGTTGCGGCACGGCGAGGCCAGGCTGCTGATCGTCGACACGGAATTCGGCGAGCTTGCGCGTCGCGCGGCCATCGAGTTCCCGCAGTTGCGCATCGTCAGTGTGAGCGATGTCATGCACGCCGATCCCCATGCATTCGCGCGCTCGATCGACTATGAAGCCTTTCTCCAGGAAGGAGATCCACGGTTTTCATACAAGTTGCCGGCCGACGAGTGGGACGCGATTGCGCTCAACTACACGTCGGGCACGACGGGCGACCCGAAGGGCGTGGTCTACCATCATCGCGGTGCGTACCTGAATGCGCTGAGCAACATCCTCGAATGGGACATGCCCAAGCACGCTGTCTATTTGTGGACACTCCCGATGTTCCATTGCAACGGCTGGTGCTTCCCGTGGACCATCGCGGCGCGCGCAGGGGTCAACGTATGCCTGCGCAAATTCGATGCCGCCACCGTGTTCGACCTGATCCGGCGTGAGCAAGTCACCCACTACTGCGGCGCGCCGATCGTCCAGAGCGCGCTCGCCAATGCCCCGGCACAATGGCGCGAAGGACTCGATCACAGGGTGTCGACCATGGTGGCCGGCGCGGCGCCGTCCCCTTCGATGATCGCCAGCATGAAGAAAATCGGCTTCGATCTGACCCACGTATACGGCCTGACCGAGGTCTACGGCCCCGCATCGGTCTGCGCGAAACAGGAGCGCTGGGAGGCGCTCGACGACGACGAGCGCGCACGCCTGAACGCGCGGCAAGGCGTTCGCTACCACCTGCAGTCGGCGGTGGCCGTGCTCGATCCGCAGACGCTGGAACCTGTGCCGCCCGATGGCGAAACCGTCGGCGAAATCATGTTTCGCGGCAACATCTGCATGAAGGGGTACCTGAAGAACGAACGGGCGACAGAAGAAGCCTTTCGCGGCGGCTGGTTCCACACCGGCGATCTTGGCGTGCAGGCGCCGGACGGCTATGTGCGCATCAAGGATCGCAGCAAGGACATCATCATCTCCGGCGGCGAGAACATTTCCAGCATCGAGATCGAAGACACGCTTTACCGGCATCCCGCGGTGTCGGTCGCGGCGGTCGTCGCCATGCCGGATCCGAAATGGGGCGAAGTGCCGTGCGCATTCGTCGAGCTCAAGGAGGGCATCGACGCGAGTGCCGACGAGCTCATCGCCCACTGCCGTCTCTTTCTCGCTGGATATAAATTGCCCAAGGCAATACACATCGGCGAGGTACCCAAGACCTCGACCGGAAAAATCCAGAAATTCGAGTTACGAGCACGGGTCGGCTCGGAACGCGCGATCGATCTGGCCGGCAATACGCCGAGCGCCTCCGCGAAAAAGGACTAG
- a CDS encoding Crp/Fnr family transcriptional regulator, whose product MNDAPDTPSTPLGNSTPEALGQAELPRLFERCAWFRALAGEHQRLVLEQAHAEYRETGALIARRQAPSDYWIGVHSGLLKLALYTPSGRSCTFSGVPPGGWFGEGSVIKRELRKYDVVAIRPSVVGFVPSATFHTLLSASLPFNAFVIHQLNNRMGEFIASIQNSRLLDVDARVAQSLAQLFNPDLYPETGQTLAISQEEVGLLAGVSRQRSNQALQNLERLGIVRVSRNQIDVLDVDRLCAFGREQI is encoded by the coding sequence ATGAATGACGCTCCAGACACACCGTCCACCCCGCTCGGGAATAGTACGCCCGAAGCGCTCGGACAGGCCGAACTGCCGCGATTATTTGAGCGCTGCGCTTGGTTTCGCGCGCTTGCCGGTGAACACCAGCGGCTCGTGCTGGAGCAGGCGCATGCCGAATATCGGGAAACGGGAGCGCTGATCGCTCGCCGGCAGGCACCGTCCGACTACTGGATCGGCGTTCATTCGGGCCTGCTCAAGCTCGCCCTTTACACGCCATCCGGCCGCAGTTGCACCTTTTCCGGTGTGCCACCGGGAGGCTGGTTCGGGGAGGGGAGCGTCATCAAGCGGGAGCTTCGCAAATACGACGTCGTGGCAATCCGGCCTTCCGTCGTCGGGTTCGTGCCGTCGGCAACCTTTCACACGTTGCTCTCCGCCAGCCTGCCGTTCAACGCGTTCGTGATCCATCAACTGAACAACCGGATGGGGGAATTCATCGCGTCGATCCAGAACAGCCGTCTGCTCGACGTCGACGCGCGGGTGGCCCAATCGCTCGCGCAACTGTTCAACCCCGACCTTTACCCCGAGACGGGGCAGACACTCGCCATCTCGCAGGAAGAAGTCGGCCTGCTGGCGGGCGTCTCCCGCCAGCGCAGCAATCAGGCACTGCAAAACCTGGAGCGGCTCGGCATTGTGCGCGTCTCGCGTAACCAGATCGACGTGCTCGACGTCGACCGGCTGTGCGCATTCGGGCGTGAGCAGATTTAG